In a genomic window of Anoplopoma fimbria isolate UVic2021 breed Golden Eagle Sablefish chromosome 6, Afim_UVic_2022, whole genome shotgun sequence:
- the supt3h gene encoding transcription initiation protein SPT3 homolog: MSSPMAGSAASSSKERPASRTSFILEIQSMMFALGDARRPLHETAALVEDIVHTQLITMLHQACEGASHRGSRFISAEDILFLMRRDKRKVARLLKYLQFRDYKSKLLKTLEDEDIQQETDRPAGAAGGAAGGAAGVHQRRQRLAQDFLVWMDQTGELLSLADRQEVDPIKQERMERLERQTRTMDQGQYSEFCESRQLSFAKKASKFRDWLDCSSLELKPNSISMEILSYLAYETVAQIVDLSLLVKQEMTAKTNPISHVISSSYIQYNTHTEVKKDPDSPEATPPSTPGSSHSKTLPQGNGSLDGRARQRKRKKSCPAPVEPPSGAIQPCHIREAIRRYNYRHTSAYWRSGMAFLTC, translated from the exons ATGAGCAGCCCCATGGCCGGCTCCGCAGCCTCCAGTTCTAAAGAGCGTCCAGCTTCCAGGACCAGTTTCATCCTTGAGATACAGAGCATGAT GTTTGCTCTGGGAGACGCTCGCAGGCCTCTGCACGAGACAGCCGCTCTGGTGGAGGACATCGTGCACACCCAGCTCATTACCATG ctGCATCAGGCCTGCGAGGGGGCGTCTCATCGTGGTTCGAGGTTCATTTCAGCGGAGGACATCCTGTTCCTGATGAGGAGAGACAAG AGGAAGGTGGCGAGGTTATTAAAATATCTCCAGTTTCGAGATTATAAATCCAAACTACTCAAAACTCTGGAGGATGAAGACATTCAGCAAGAAACGG accGGCCGGCTGGTGCTGCAGGCGGCGCTGCAGGCGGCGCTGCAGGCGTTCACCAGCGGAGGCAGCGATTGGCCCAGGACTTTCTGGTGTGGATGGATCAGACCGGAGAGCTCCTCTCATTGGCTGATCGGCAGGAAGTAGACCCCATCAAACAGGAACGgatggag CGTCTAGAGCGCCAGACTCGAACTATGGACCAGGGGCAGTACTCTGAGTTCTGTGAGAGTCGACAGCTCAGTTTTG CTAAGAAGGCGTCAAAGTTTCGAGACTGGCTGGACTGCAGCAGTTTAGAGCTGAAACCCAACAGCATCTCCATGGAGATCCTGTCCTACCTGGCCTATGAGACTGTTGCCCAG ATTGTGGATTTGTCTCTGTTGGTAAAGCAAGAAATGACTGCAAAAACAAATCCCATCAGTCATGTGATCTCTTCCAGCTACATCCAATACAACACTCATActgag GTAAAGAAGGATCCAGACTCACCTGAAGCCACTCCCCCTTCTACTCCAGGCTCCTCCCACTCAAAGACCCTCCCACAGGGTAACGGCAGTCTCGACGGCAGGGCAAGACAGAGAAAACgcaaaaag AGCTGTCCGGCTCCAGTAGAACCTCCCAGTGGAGCCATCCAGCCCTGTCACATCAGAGAGGCCATTAGAAgatacaactacagacacaca AGTGCTTATTGGAGGAGTGGGATGGCCTTCCTCACCTGCTGA
- the LOC129092423 gene encoding runt-related transcription factor 3-like, translated as MASNSLFSSTSPMLYWDPMVKRQPTPSPTTRQLDDQQERPRHKRSTAPPRGLVQTDSPNFLCSSLPQHWRCNKTLPRAFTVVALGNDVPDGVVVTVMAGNDDNNSAELRNATATMKQGYAHFNDLRFIGRSGRGKSFILSINVLTSPPQIATVHRAIKVTVDGQRLPRRQRQKEVKSGVFRSPSSSTSSSDCRSFSSSLWTNEPSFLGQMTSLASSFTPSPRMHHLPALSYSTQPTAYSSFLSSAPPPPPLSHSGPFQPGSFYYGPNQTLQTTGEERNVVTTLANYIEGACLSMRGEEPVWRPY; from the exons ATGGCTTCAAACAGTCTGTTCAGCAGCACCAGCCCGATGCTGTACTGGG ATCCCATGGTGAAGCGTCAGCCAACACCATCGCCCACAACCCGCCAACTGGACGACCAGCAGGAGAGGCCCCGCCACAAGCGCAGCACGGCACCACCCAGAGGCCTCGTACAGACCGACAGCCCAAACTTCCTCTGCAGCAGCCTGCCGCAGCACTGGAGGTGTAACAAGACCCTGCCGAGAGCCTTCACT GTGGTTGCCCTGGGCAACGACGTTCCAGACGGCGTGGTCGTCACGGTCATGGCTGGCAACGACGACAACAACAGCGCAGAGCTACGCAACGCCACGGCGACCATGAAGCAGGGCTACGCCCACTTTAACGACCTGCGCTTCATAGGCCGCAGCGGGAGAG gcAAGAGCTTCATACTTTCCATCAATGTCCTGACGTCGCCGCCTCAGATCGCCACCGTGCACAGAGCCATCAAGGTCACTGTGGATGGACAGCGGCTGCCAAGAC gaCAGAGGCAGAAGGAGGTGAAGTCAGGAGTGTTCAGGTCTCCGAGCAGCAGCACTTCATCATCAG ACTGCAGatcattttcctcctctctgtggacCAACGAGCCCTCGTTCTTGGGCCAGATGACCTCTCTGGCTTCCTCCTTCACTCCAAGTCCCAGAATGCACCACCTGCCTGCCCTCTCCTACTCCACCCAGCCCACAGCCTACAGCTCCTTCCtgtcctctgctcctcctccccctccactgagccacagtggTCCATTCCAGCCGGGCAGCTTCTACTATGGACCGAACCAAACGCTCCAAACCACGGGGGAGGAACGCAATGTCGTCACAACTCTGGCCAATTACATTGAAGGGGCGTGTCTCTCTATGAGAGGGGAGGAGCCTGTTTGGAGGCCTTATTGA
- the LOC129092546 gene encoding follistatin-related protein 1-like, producing the protein MSNSFWTNCCWTGKMLTISVLLLPLLLSSPPVSSSPLAKDRSVCARTSCGAGRECVSTDRGEPICRCLQQCDVTENWVCGSNDRSYRNHCELHRDACITKTKIHVEHRGRCLEKPTKTDVSPMVCFLSDRDWLRERVIQWIQEEVESDNTTSNMTSANQLLQTYFKTYDNGDSELDSKEFLSFLKHNETALNITYSNTLKTNTLLRSLCVDALIELSDENADWKLSFTEFINCLTPTYHPYERKCALEDEVFEDGAETRMECNKCVCACGNWVCTALSCNGEHQVEEDVKEGAEEEMTEEEWSRRVAELNALQVDSQH; encoded by the exons ATGAGCAACAGCTTCTGGACAAACTGTTGTTGGACTGGAAAG ATGTTGACCATCTCAGTGCTCCTGCTGCCgttgctcctctcctctcctcccgtctcctcatctcctctggcCAAG gATCGGTCAGTGTGTGCCAGGACTTCCTGCGGTGCCGGTCGAGAGTGTGTATCGACTGACAGAGGAGAACCCATCTGTCGCTGTTTAcag cagtGTGACGTGACGGAGAACTGGGTTTGTGGAAGCAACGACCGATCCTACAGGAATCACTGTGAGCTGCACAGAGACGCCTGCATCACCAAGACCAAGATACATGTGGAGCACAGAGGACGCTGTCTGG AGAAACCAACAAAGACAGATGTGAGCCCCA TGGTGTGCTTCCTGTCAGATcgtgattggctgagagagagagtgatccAGTGGATTCAGGAGGAGGTTGAATCTGACAACACTACCTCAAATATGacctcagccaatcagctcctGCAAACATACTTCAAG aCGTACGATAACGGGGATTCAGAGCTCGATTCCAAAGAGTTCCTGAGCTTCCTGAAGCACAATGAGACGGCCCTGAACATCACGTACTCTAATACCCTAAAGACTAACACGCTGctgag gtctCTGTGTGTCGATGCTTTAATCGAGCTGTCGGATGAAAACGCAGACTGGAAGCTGAGTTTTACAGAGTTCATCAACTGTTTGACCCCGACCTACCATCCATACGagagaa AGTGTGCTCTGGAGGATGAGGTGTTCGAGGACGGAGCCGAAACTCGGATGGAGTGTAACAaatgtgtgtgcgcttgtggAAACTGGGTGTGCACCGCTCTGAGCTGCAATG GAGAGCATCAGGTAGAGGAGGACGTTAAagaaggagcagaagaagaaatgacAGAAGAGGAGTGGAGCAGGAGAGTGGCTGAACTCAACGCGCTACAGGTGGACAGTCAACACTGA